DNA from Malus sylvestris chromosome 11, drMalSylv7.2, whole genome shotgun sequence:
CACCCTTTTGCTGTCGTCTGTTGTTGCACAAACGCCGCCCCAGATCATTCTGTGGCCTATGTGGTTTTTCGattgaaaatttaggttttctATGCGAGCTGACATGCTTTCTTATCGTCCaacaatatacatatatatacatatatatatatatatgtatgtatgtattttttttcactcttattttctctttttacgTTCGAAgcgtgttatccacacacctttTGATTGCACGGATTAAATAGGCATAATTGATGTTAATAGTGGTGGACCATAACCTGTCTCTTTGGAATCTTAACATCTTGATTCTTATGTTGGTAGTGCAGAGATTAAGAAATGGCAATGAAAATGACGCTACTTCGCTATTGAACATTTCAGCAGGAGGTCCTGCTTACACTTAATCCCGGGTGGACACGTGTCCAAGTTTTAATTTACGTGTCCACCCGAGATTGGATGTAAGCAAGACCTCCTGTTGAAATGTTCAGCAGCCAAGTCTTATTCCAATGAAAATATAACTTATATCATAACTTTACCAATCAAACTTTTGATACACGGATCAACTTGTCATCCAAAAGTTTGAAAGCTTAAACTTTCGACCTATAAATACATGTCATACTCTGAAGTTTGAACGATCAAACTCTAAGCACAAAGTATATACATACAAATAACCTTTCAAGATTCAACTCTCAAATGGACGAATCCACCGTATAgggaaaattaggttctaaTCCCTAGTGATAATATTTtcttgattgaaaccttatgtgttttaaacttttaattgaAGTCCTTGAGTTATTTCCACGTTAGCATTTtagattatttttattataaatgagAATTTAATTGAGCGTTTAACTCCTCTATTTCATGCAACTAATTATCATCTTACATTAATTactttttcaataaaatttaattcctaaacattttgttttttttattctaccgaaaaaattaaaatatgtgggaaaaaaaatatttttgtattcATATTGCgtatccatgtttataatttttgggtgcaatatttatgtttatattaTGTACCCTATATCAATTAcctatatgttttttttgggCCCTAGAATGTGCCCATATCAATAAATATTGTACCCACTTATGAACATGAATAGTGAATACATAACATGAGTCCATATGAGgtttacccatatttttttttccagtcaTAGAATAAACCTCGTATGCATCCATATGAGGTTTATTCGAAGAAGGTATCAATGTTatatagtaatttttttttgtaagagaatgtACCCAATGTTTTGTagtacattaatttttttttttgtttaattgatgaatgtacccacaAGGCTGGTATTGATTTACCCGATGTTATGTAGTCCATTATTCCTCAAGGTTCTGGGTTTTAAGGCTGGTATTGATGAATGATTGTGAAGATTATGATGATAAAGATATTTAAGAGTTTAATCTATCTTTGatatttaaatcacaaatcatgaGTTTTTAATTCCATAAATGTAGGTAACTGCAATtacatatttttaaattaaaaaaatacattaaCACTAATTTGCTGAGGTGTACATAATTCATGGACTTTAATCAAACATTGAAAACCAATAAGGtttcaattaaaaaatattgaagagtAAGCACCGCCTTCAAAATCTCCCTTTATTATATATGTATTGTAATTTTTCACGATGGATTTTCTGTCTTGCTTAATTGAATACCCAAAGGAGGCTTAGTGCTTGGTTTTAGGCTTCTTCACGATCATCACGGTGCTGTGAGCGTGATGGGCGCAGTAGTCGCTGACGCTTCCCAGAACCGCCCTGCAACAGAATCAAACGCAACATTAAGATTTCCACGGATAAGTAACATCATTTTCCATGAAAAACCTCAAGCTCGGCTCAAACTTAATCGCGCGAATTAGTGATGGTTGTTTGTTCCACTCGAAAAGATTAGATTAAGTTTGAGGGAATACCTTTTGATGGCTCCATAGCCATGACTTCCCACAACCAAGATGGATGCGTGGTGTTTTTCAACAGCATCACACAGAACGTTCCTAGCATCTCCTTCCACAACCTCCACAACCACATCGGTCACCTGCAACCATTAGAATATGTAGTGCTCAGAAAAGCTGCTAGCGAAAGGCAATTTCTTCGTATCACATCGGTGTGCAATCATTTGGTTCCGCTGTGTTCTATGATAGCATAAGAATTACGAATCTCGTGTTGAAACCATCATATAGAATGGAAACCATCTAAATACCGATTTAGAGGCGCAAAATTCCTTGGCCTTCTCAGTTACGTGGGCAGCAGTCTTCTTCAAATCAGCTTCCACGATCGGCAGAATCTCCGCCGCTCCTGCAATTTTAGcacacatgcaaaataattagCTAATCATAATTAACTAAACAATCAAAACAAATCGACTTCTGCACATTTGTTATTTTCCGCGGCAGTTTATTCCTCTACTCTGCATTGTAGAGGTGCGTGAAAATCACTTCATGTCGCAGTAAGACTCTTACCGGGGCCGGCGAAGCTGACGGCGGCGGAAACCTGGACCTTTGCGTGGACAATGATGAGCTTGAAGGGAGCTTTGTCGCCGCCGAAGGGCTTGAAGAAGTGGTCCAAAGTCCATTCCAGAGCGTACTGGCTCTGCTCGCTCTCGTCCACCCCGATCACCATCACTTGCTTCTCTGCCGCCATTAATGCTCACCCTTCCCTCTCTAGTTCTTCACCGTCTTTCTTGTGTTCtcgtttctctctctagaaaagcAGTTTTTTTTGTTAGCGTTTGGAATAAGAGCTTTTCTTGCCGGCTATTTATACGAAGGGCTTGTGCTTTCAATGGAATCGGTTCGAACGAGCGAGCTTGCTTGCTTGATTCTTCATACTTGGTACAAACAGCGTAGTCTGATTTGGCGGACATGAATATAGCTTATCTCCTAATCATTCGGGTTACCTCTAGAAAGAAACGACGGGCGGTTAAGGCAAAACAATCACAGATTGGCGCGTGAATATAGCTTAATGGTATTCCTGTTTCTCTGCTATTGGCAATGGATAATTAGTAATTGTTCTTCGTTGATTAAGGCTATTAATAGTGTCACTTTTGTTTGGTTAGATTAAGGGCTCGTTTAGAgctatttttaaaatgattgaaaatgtttttgtaaaaatatttttgtaaccaatctttagtaaaagaGGTATTTGTCGATTTGCTTCCCTGAACTTGTATAAAGGTGCCACCCccctaaaattttataaatagcctATTTACCCCCTAGTGttagattttaaattttcatccaattttcatccatccaatttTCCGTTCTTTTTGCCTCTACACAGTTGTCATGTGTTGTCCAACGATCAAAATggataaaaaattgaattaaaaattttaaaatctagtGTTAAGGGGGAAATTtactatttataaaaatttaggagggttaatcggctaaaattaaagttaaatgGGGAAATGGTAAATTATAAAAGTCCAAATCTTAGAAATCTTATACTTGGCCCGACCTGTCTCGTTGCATTTTAAACGGTTCCGGTCCAATCTCTCAAAATTTGAACCCGGCCCGGCCCGTACCCACTCCTAGCAACAATAGGTTCTGATGGGGCCTGTTTAGATGCTGGTCGTGAGTTATCTGCAACTGTTTCTTCATGTTTTTCCTCTTCACGGTTACTATGATTCTTTCCACTGCGCAATAACCTGACTGCGTTGCATTATTCATATCCTCTAGGATTAGGGACGATTTGACTaggaatttttccttttctctctcaGTCACTTAGCTCAGatgtttttctaaatttttaatgGAGGCGATCATATTCTACATCTCTTGTTTATTGTGATCAATGTACTACCTTGTGGATTCAATCAATTTCTCAAAGCCAATTTCCCAAACAGCCTTATCTGGTTCGGCAGTTGCTGTACTGGCTATGGGGGATATGGCTTGGTCTGCTAATTTCCAATGCACTTGAAATTCGGGTAATCCCTCCATCCTAGGTTATAGAAATTCGAGTATGGTTCACTCTGGTAATCATTCATCATGTTGACATGTTCATCGACGAGCTCGGGATAGGCATCCCTATGCCGGCAGCCCAATAGGTCATGTGTAGGCATGCTGCATATTATACAATTTGTTGTCATAGCTGTAGGTGGTGGCTGCTCTGTAGGTGAGGCAATGTGCTTTAAAATCATGTCAAACTTggtatcaaaattttcaagcttcTTCTCCACATTCTCAATTTGAGCCGGTACATGGGGAGATCCTAGTGACCTCTCAAAACGGCATTTTATGTGTCAATGCAGTTGTCTTATGCCGCCATAATGCTTCTTTGGCATTTTTGGACATAAACGCACCTCCAGGTGATGCATTAACATGACTTTTGGTagttgaaattcagtccattaAAGAATATATTCATCCATATGTCTTCATCAATGTCGGGGTGGGGATACTTTGTAAAATACTCCTTGTACTGCTCTCATGCCTCATGAAACTCT
Protein-coding regions in this window:
- the LOC126588653 gene encoding universal stress protein PHOS34-like; this encodes MAAEKQVMVIGVDESEQSQYALEWTLDHFFKPFGGDKAPFKLIIVHAKVQVSAAVSFAGPGAAEILPIVEADLKKTAAHVTEKAKEFCASKSVTDVVVEVVEGDARNVLCDAVEKHHASILVVGSHGYGAIKRAVLGSVSDYCAHHAHSTVMIVKKPKTKH